A window of the Rhodoferax sp. GW822-FHT02A01 genome harbors these coding sequences:
- a CDS encoding arginine/lysine/ornithine decarboxylase: MKFRFPIIIIDEDFRSENTSGLGIRALAQAIESEGFEVLGVTSYGDLSQFAQQQSRASAFILSIDDEEFTPGPDLDPAVLNLRHFIEEVRRKNLDVPIYVYGETKTSRHIPNDILRELHGFIHMFEDTPEFVARHIIREAKSYLEGVQPPFFKALLDYAEDGSYSWHCPGHSGGVAFLKSPVGQMFHQFFGENMLRADVCNAVEELGQLLDHDGAIGASERNAARIFNADHCFFVTNGTSTSNKIVWHHTVAPDDVVVVDRNCHKSVLHSIIMTGAVPVFLKPTRNHFGIIGPIPREEFEPAAIQAKIKANPLLKGVDAKKVKPRVLTITQSTYDGVLYNTETVKDMLDGYVDNLHFDEAWLPHAAFHPFYGTYHAMGKKRSRPKHAVVYSTQSIHKLLAGISQASHVLVQDSQTVKLDRPLFNEAYLMHTSTSPQYSIIASCDVAAAMMEPPGGTALVEESIAEALDFRRAMRKVDEEYGDDWWFKVWGPDKLADEGIGRASDWVIKGESKTAKANWHGFGKMAAGFNMLDPIKATIVTPGMDLNGKFAKTGIPASIVTKFLAEHGVVVEKTGLYSFFIMFTIGITKGRWNSMLTALQQFKDDYDKNQPMWRILPEFCKKYPRYEKMGLADLCQHLHALYAKYDIARLTTEMYLSDLTPAMKPSDAYAHIAQRKTERVAIDELEGRITVGLVTPYPPGIPLLIPGEVFNKKIVDYLKFSREFNTRCPGFETDVHGLVEEVDADGKVHYFADCVRA, translated from the coding sequence ATGAAGTTTCGCTTTCCCATCATCATCATCGACGAGGACTTTCGCTCCGAGAACACGTCGGGTCTGGGCATCCGTGCCCTGGCGCAGGCCATAGAGTCGGAGGGCTTCGAGGTGCTGGGCGTCACCAGCTACGGTGACTTAAGTCAATTTGCGCAACAGCAAAGCCGCGCCAGTGCCTTCATCCTGTCGATTGACGATGAAGAGTTCACACCCGGCCCCGATCTGGACCCCGCAGTGCTGAACCTGCGCCACTTCATAGAAGAAGTGCGCCGCAAAAACCTGGACGTGCCGATCTACGTGTACGGCGAAACCAAGACCAGCCGCCATATTCCCAATGACATCCTGCGCGAGCTGCACGGCTTCATCCATATGTTTGAGGACACGCCGGAGTTTGTGGCACGCCACATCATCCGGGAAGCCAAGAGCTATCTGGAAGGCGTGCAGCCGCCGTTCTTCAAGGCCTTGCTGGATTACGCCGAAGACGGCTCCTACAGCTGGCACTGCCCCGGCCACTCGGGTGGTGTCGCTTTCCTGAAAAGCCCGGTGGGCCAGATGTTTCACCAGTTTTTTGGCGAAAACATGCTGCGTGCCGACGTCTGCAATGCCGTGGAAGAGCTGGGCCAGTTGCTGGACCATGACGGCGCCATCGGTGCCAGCGAGCGCAATGCGGCGCGTATCTTCAATGCCGACCATTGCTTCTTTGTGACCAACGGCACCAGCACCTCCAACAAGATTGTCTGGCACCACACAGTGGCGCCCGATGACGTGGTGGTGGTGGATCGCAACTGCCATAAGTCGGTGCTTCACAGCATCATCATGACCGGCGCGGTGCCGGTGTTCCTCAAGCCCACGCGCAACCATTTCGGCATCATTGGCCCGATTCCCCGCGAAGAGTTCGAGCCCGCCGCCATCCAGGCCAAGATCAAGGCCAACCCTTTGCTCAAGGGCGTGGACGCCAAGAAGGTCAAGCCCCGCGTGCTCACCATTACCCAGAGCACCTATGACGGCGTGCTCTACAACACCGAAACCGTCAAGGACATGCTCGACGGCTACGTGGACAACCTGCACTTTGACGAGGCGTGGCTGCCCCACGCTGCGTTCCACCCTTTCTATGGCACGTACCACGCCATGGGCAAGAAGCGTTCGCGCCCCAAGCACGCCGTGGTGTATTCCACCCAGTCCATTCACAAGCTGCTGGCCGGTATCAGCCAGGCCAGCCACGTGCTGGTGCAGGACTCGCAGACGGTCAAGCTGGACCGTCCGCTGTTCAACGAGGCTTACCTGATGCACACCTCCACCTCGCCGCAGTACAGCATCATTGCCAGCTGCGACGTGGCCGCCGCCATGATGGAGCCTCCGGGAGGTACCGCTTTGGTGGAAGAAAGCATTGCCGAAGCGCTGGACTTCCGCCGCGCCATGCGCAAGGTGGACGAAGAGTACGGTGACGACTGGTGGTTCAAGGTCTGGGGACCGGACAAGCTGGCGGACGAGGGCATTGGCCGCGCATCTGACTGGGTCATCAAGGGCGAGAGCAAGACCGCCAAGGCCAACTGGCACGGTTTCGGCAAAATGGCCGCCGGCTTCAACATGCTGGACCCGATCAAGGCCACCATCGTTACGCCCGGCATGGACCTGAACGGCAAGTTCGCCAAGACAGGTATCCCGGCTAGCATCGTGACCAAGTTCCTGGCCGAACACGGCGTGGTGGTGGAAAAGACCGGCTTGTACAGCTTCTTCATCATGTTCACCATCGGCATCACCAAGGGCCGCTGGAACAGCATGTTGACCGCGCTGCAGCAGTTCAAGGACGACTACGACAAGAATCAGCCCATGTGGCGCATCCTGCCGGAGTTCTGCAAGAAATATCCACGCTACGAAAAAATGGGCCTGGCAGACCTCTGCCAGCACCTGCATGCCTTGTACGCCAAGTACGACATTGCGCGTCTCACCACCGAGATGTACCTGAGCGATCTGACGCCGGCCATGAAGCCCAGCGACGCCTACGCGCACATTGCCCAACGCAAGACCGAGCGCGTGGCCATTGACGAACTGGAAGGCCGCATCACCGTGGGCCTGGTGACGCCGTACCCACCCGGCATCCCGCTGCTGATTCCGGGGGAAGTCTTCAACAAGAAGATCGTGGACTACCTCAAGTTCTCACGCGAGTTCAATACCCGTTGCCCGGGCTTTGAGACCGATGTGCACGGCCTGGTGGAAGAGGTGGATGCCGACGGCAAGGTCCACTATTTCGCGGACTGCGTCAGGGCGTAA
- the fabI gene encoding enoyl-ACP reductase FabI has protein sequence MGLLAGKKLLITGVLSNRSIAYGIARACHQQGAELAFSYVGERFKDRIAEFAAEFDSQLVFDCDVADDVQIDALFKDLATAWPRFDGFVHSIGFAPREAIAGNFLDGLSRENFRTAHDISAYSFPAMAKAALPYLNDKSALLTLTYLGAERILPHYNTMGLAKASLESSVRYLAEAIGHMPDGRCVRVNAISAGPIKTVAASGVKDFGKLLAHVADTSPLRRNVTIDEIGNVAAFLLSDLASGITAEVTYVDGGHSKTMGAVAAE, from the coding sequence ATGGGCTTATTAGCAGGCAAAAAATTGTTGATCACCGGGGTGCTCTCCAATCGCTCCATTGCCTATGGCATTGCCAGAGCATGCCACCAGCAAGGTGCAGAGCTTGCATTCAGTTACGTCGGTGAGCGCTTCAAGGACCGTATTGCCGAATTCGCCGCTGAATTCGACTCCCAGTTGGTGTTCGATTGTGACGTTGCAGACGATGTGCAAATTGATGCGCTGTTCAAGGATTTGGCAACCGCGTGGCCCAGGTTTGATGGCTTTGTGCACAGCATAGGCTTTGCGCCCCGTGAAGCGATTGCCGGCAATTTCCTCGATGGCCTGAGCCGTGAAAACTTTCGTACTGCACACGACATCAGCGCCTACAGCTTCCCCGCCATGGCCAAGGCTGCCTTGCCCTACCTGAACGACAAGTCGGCATTACTGACGCTGACCTACCTGGGCGCTGAACGTATTCTTCCCCACTACAACACCATGGGACTGGCCAAAGCGTCGCTGGAATCGTCAGTTCGCTATCTGGCCGAAGCCATAGGCCATATGCCCGATGGGCGCTGCGTCCGTGTGAATGCCATCAGTGCCGGCCCCATCAAGACGGTGGCTGCCAGTGGCGTCAAGGACTTTGGCAAGCTGTTGGCCCATGTGGCCGACACTTCGCCTTTGCGGCGCAACGTGACGATTGACGAGATCGGCAACGTGGCTGCCTTCCTGCTCAGCGACTTGGCCAGCGGCATCACGGCCGAGGTCACCTATGTGGATGGCGGGCACAGCAAAACGATGGGCGCTGTAGCTGCCGAATGA
- a CDS encoding extracellular solute-binding protein, which produces MRRLLFSLLTLCAFPVWAAHGYALWNDLKYPAGFDHFAYVNPLAPKGGELRLVSNLRTSTFDKYNPFTIKGTAPAYLSGLMFDSLLTGSMDETASGYGLLAQDVQVAPDHLSATFRLRANARFHNGDPVLARDVKHSFDILNGPLVSPAYRSQLEDVAGLDVLDDLTVRYRFKKPNRELPLTVGGLPVFSHRWGEENGVAKPFDKIVMDVPIGSGPYKLGPVVFGKDVTYVRDPSYWARDLNVRKGTANFDRITVKIYKDNTARLEALKAGEFDLMRFFSAGDWARRVNGRKFDSGELVKAEFRHSLPTGFQSYVLNTRHAFLKDARVRQALGLALDYEWMNRQMFYGAYQRVQGLFGNTDCQAQGEPGTEERALLEPWRGQIPEASFGPMALAPRTDGNNSLRANLRQAQQLLKDAGWEYRDGALRNAANQVLQLEYLDSNEVGARTVMPWVRNLEKIGVKMTFRPVDFSLYQQRLQKFEFDITSLAYGGTNNPGQEFADLFGSKAADQEDSGNHTGIKSPAVDALIAKMVGAKTKAELLPACRALDRVIAHSYILIPQWSASTHRMAYNAWRLAKPDVLPPYSPGETWAIDTWWAR; this is translated from the coding sequence ATGCGTCGTTTGCTGTTCTCCCTGCTGACTCTTTGTGCCTTTCCGGTCTGGGCAGCCCATGGATACGCGCTCTGGAATGACCTCAAATATCCCGCCGGCTTTGATCATTTCGCCTACGTCAACCCTCTGGCCCCCAAAGGTGGCGAGCTGCGTCTGGTCAGCAATCTGCGCACTTCCACATTTGACAAATACAACCCGTTCACCATCAAGGGCACCGCTCCCGCCTACCTCAGCGGCCTGATGTTTGACAGCCTGCTCACCGGCTCCATGGACGAGACCGCGTCCGGTTATGGCCTGCTGGCGCAGGATGTGCAAGTGGCGCCTGATCACCTGAGTGCCACCTTCCGCTTGCGCGCCAACGCCCGTTTCCACAATGGGGATCCGGTGCTGGCGCGGGACGTGAAGCACAGCTTTGACATCCTCAATGGGCCTTTGGTGTCGCCTGCCTACCGCAGTCAGCTGGAAGATGTTGCTGGCCTGGATGTGCTGGACGACCTGACTGTGCGCTACCGTTTCAAAAAGCCCAACCGCGAATTGCCGCTTACCGTGGGCGGCCTGCCGGTGTTCAGCCACCGCTGGGGTGAGGAAAACGGTGTGGCCAAGCCCTTCGACAAGATCGTCATGGATGTTCCCATTGGCAGCGGCCCCTACAAGCTCGGGCCGGTGGTATTTGGCAAGGACGTCACGTATGTGCGTGACCCGTCCTACTGGGCCCGCGATTTGAATGTGCGCAAGGGCACGGCCAACTTCGACCGCATCACCGTCAAGATCTACAAGGACAACACCGCGCGTCTGGAGGCGCTCAAGGCTGGCGAGTTCGATCTGATGCGCTTCTTCTCCGCAGGCGATTGGGCACGCCGGGTCAACGGGCGCAAGTTCGACAGCGGCGAGTTGGTAAAGGCAGAGTTCCGGCATAGCCTGCCCACTGGCTTTCAAAGCTATGTGCTCAACACCCGGCATGCCTTCCTCAAGGATGCGCGGGTGCGCCAAGCGTTGGGCCTGGCCCTGGATTACGAATGGATGAACCGGCAGATGTTTTATGGCGCCTACCAGCGGGTGCAAGGGCTGTTTGGCAATACCGACTGCCAGGCCCAGGGTGAGCCGGGCACTGAAGAGCGTGCGCTGCTGGAGCCCTGGCGTGGCCAGATACCCGAGGCAAGCTTTGGCCCCATGGCGCTGGCGCCGCGCACCGATGGCAACAACAGCCTGCGTGCCAACCTGCGCCAGGCCCAGCAACTGCTCAAGGACGCGGGATGGGAATACCGCGACGGTGCCCTGCGCAATGCGGCCAATCAGGTGCTGCAGCTGGAGTATCTGGACAGCAACGAAGTGGGCGCACGTACCGTGATGCCCTGGGTGCGCAATCTGGAGAAGATCGGCGTCAAGATGACCTTCCGGCCGGTGGACTTCTCCTTGTATCAGCAGCGCCTGCAGAAATTTGAATTCGACATCACTTCACTGGCCTACGGCGGCACCAACAACCCCGGTCAAGAATTTGCCGACCTGTTCGGCAGCAAGGCGGCTGACCAGGAGGATTCCGGCAACCACACTGGCATCAAGAGCCCGGCTGTCGACGCCTTGATCGCCAAAATGGTGGGCGCCAAGACCAAAGCCGAGCTATTGCCCGCCTGCCGGGCGCTGGACCGGGTCATCGCCCATAGCTACATCCTGATTCCGCAATGGTCTGCCTCTACCCACCGCATGGCCTACAACGCGTGGCGACTGGCCAAGCCCGACGTCTTGCCGCCGTATTCCCCTGGCGAGACCTGGGCCATTGATACCTGGTGGGCCCGCTGA
- a CDS encoding ABC transporter permease subunit yields MFVYILKRLALIVPTLLGVLLLTFVVVQFVPGGPVEQYLAEAKAGKGTSAEGGFSYRGSQGVDPKRIEQAKALYGFDKPAPERFWRMLVQFAHFDLGTSFFQNRAVSQLIWEKLPVSMSLGLWTFFISYLVAVPLGVAKAVRAGSRFDLVTTLFILVGYAIPGFVLGVALLVIFGGQLQWFPLRGLTSSNWEQMTWGARITDYLWHIAMPVTAMVLGSFAVTAMLTKNAFLEEIRKQYVVTARAKGLSERQVLWKHVMRNALIPIVTGFPAAFIGAFFTGSLLIETLFSLDGLGLLSYESVIRRDYPVVMGTLFLFTLIGLFTKLLSDLCYVWVDPRVRFD; encoded by the coding sequence ATGTTTGTCTATATCCTCAAGCGCCTAGCGCTCATAGTGCCCACGCTGCTGGGCGTACTGTTGCTGACCTTTGTGGTGGTGCAGTTCGTGCCCGGCGGCCCGGTGGAGCAGTATCTGGCCGAAGCCAAAGCAGGCAAGGGCACCAGTGCCGAAGGCGGCTTCAGCTACCGTGGCTCCCAGGGCGTGGACCCCAAACGCATCGAACAGGCCAAGGCGCTGTATGGCTTTGACAAACCCGCACCCGAGCGTTTCTGGCGCATGCTGGTGCAGTTTGCCCATTTCGACCTGGGCACCAGTTTCTTCCAAAACCGAGCAGTCTCCCAGCTCATCTGGGAAAAGCTGCCGGTGTCCATGAGCTTGGGGCTGTGGACCTTCTTCATCAGCTACCTGGTGGCCGTTCCACTGGGCGTGGCCAAGGCGGTGCGCGCCGGTTCGCGTTTTGACCTGGTCACCACCTTGTTCATCCTGGTGGGCTATGCCATTCCTGGCTTTGTGCTGGGTGTGGCCTTGCTGGTGATTTTTGGCGGGCAATTGCAGTGGTTTCCGTTGCGCGGCCTGACCTCCAGCAATTGGGAGCAAATGACGTGGGGCGCACGCATTACCGACTACCTGTGGCACATCGCCATGCCGGTCACCGCCATGGTGCTGGGCAGTTTTGCCGTGACAGCCATGCTGACCAAGAACGCTTTTCTGGAGGAGATCCGCAAGCAATATGTGGTGACCGCCCGCGCCAAGGGGCTGTCGGAGCGGCAGGTGTTGTGGAAGCATGTGATGCGCAATGCGCTGATTCCCATCGTGACCGGCTTTCCGGCAGCGTTCATCGGTGCTTTCTTTACCGGTTCGCTGTTGATTGAAACCCTGTTTTCGCTGGACGGGCTGGGTCTGCTGAGCTACGAGAGTGTGATCCGGCGCGACTATCCGGTGGTCATGGGCACTTTGTTCTTGTTTACCTTGATCGGGCTGTTCACCAAACTGTTGTCCGATCTTTGCTATGTCTGGGTGGATCCGCGTGTCAGATTCGATTGA
- a CDS encoding ABC transporter permease: MGKPAAVGEAAAAISVSPTRRAWLRFKRNRLGFGSLVIFCLLVVLSLGAELVSNDKPLVLVYQGQVYWPMVKDYPETTFGGDFATPTDYLDPFIRQKLSEPGNWALFAPNRYGPRTLNYFAKFPNPAPPGADNWLGTDDRGRDLLAQLIYGFRVSVLFALALTVTGTVLGVVTGAVQGFFGGKTDLAFQRFIEVWGSMPELYLLIIFSAVFAPSVALLLILLSLFGWMGLSDYVRAEFLRNRQMDYVRAARALGVSNWKIITRHVLPNSLTPVVTFLPFRMSGAILALTSLDFLGLGVPPGTPSLGEMLSQGKNNIDAWWISLSTFAVLVITLLLLTFMSDALRDAVDPRKAQE; the protein is encoded by the coding sequence GTGGGTAAGCCTGCTGCTGTTGGTGAGGCTGCGGCTGCCATTTCTGTTTCTCCTACGCGGCGGGCTTGGTTGCGGTTCAAGCGCAATCGGCTGGGGTTTGGGAGTCTGGTGATTTTTTGCCTGCTGGTGGTGCTGAGCCTGGGGGCGGAGCTGGTGTCCAACGACAAACCGCTGGTTTTGGTGTACCAGGGGCAGGTTTATTGGCCCATGGTCAAGGACTATCCGGAGACTACGTTTGGCGGGGACTTTGCGACGCCGACCGACTATCTGGACCCTTTCATCCGCCAGAAGCTCAGTGAGCCGGGCAATTGGGCCCTGTTTGCGCCCAACCGCTATGGCCCCAGGACGCTGAACTACTTTGCGAAGTTTCCCAACCCGGCTCCGCCCGGCGCGGACAACTGGTTGGGCACCGATGACCGTGGGCGGGATCTGCTGGCGCAGCTGATCTACGGCTTTCGCGTCAGTGTGCTGTTTGCTTTGGCGCTGACTGTCACCGGCACCGTGCTCGGTGTGGTGACCGGTGCGGTTCAGGGCTTTTTTGGCGGAAAGACCGATCTGGCCTTTCAGCGCTTCATCGAAGTGTGGGGCTCGATGCCGGAGCTGTACCTGTTGATCATCTTCAGCGCGGTGTTCGCGCCCAGTGTGGCCCTGCTGCTGATTTTGCTGAGCCTGTTTGGCTGGATGGGTCTGTCGGACTATGTGCGCGCCGAATTCCTGCGCAACCGGCAAATGGACTACGTGCGCGCAGCCCGCGCACTGGGTGTATCCAACTGGAAGATCATCACCCGCCACGTTCTGCCCAACAGCCTGACGCCGGTGGTGACGTTTCTGCCGTTTCGCATGAGCGGAGCCATCCTGGCTTTGACGTCGTTGGACTTTCTGGGCTTGGGTGTGCCACCCGGCACACCTTCGTTGGGCGAGATGCTGTCGCAGGGCAAGAACAATATAGACGCCTGGTGGATATCGCTGTCCACCTTTGCGGTGCTGGTCATCACCCTGTTGCTGTTGACCTTCATGAGCGACGCGCTGCGGGATGCCGTGGATCCACGAAAGGCACAGGAATGA
- a CDS encoding dipeptide ABC transporter ATP-binding protein yields the protein MSLLDVNDLSISFGGHTVVQGVSFRVEAGEKLALVGESGSGKTVTALSLLRLAEGAVVGGEALFDSAQGHVDLLQLAPGPLRALRGQDIAMVFQEPMTALNPLFTVGEQIAEVLQLKMGVTARDASQQAVDLLAETGIAEPERRAKAFPHQLSGGQRQRAMIAMALACKPKLLIADEPTTALDVTVRQQILGLLDALQTKHGMAVLLITHDLNLVRRFADRVAVMERGHIVEQGLVTDIFANPRHVYTRRLLASRPQRDVVPIAPEAETAVQTRGLRVTYPVPLPGVRGWFSKGEFVAVRQADIRLQVGQTVGIVGESGSGKSTLALAVLGLLPFSREVTLFGKSWGQGRALDLQNRKQAQVVFQDPFSSLSPRLTVEDIVGEGLLVHESGLEAAVLRNRVISALRDVGLDEVQFPGLLQRYPHQFSGGQRQRIAIARALIVQPRVLVLDEPTSALDVTMAQQILVLLQRLQAERGLAYLLITHDVEVIQAMAHQVVVMKDGEIVEQGALESVFSRPQQPYTRTLLAASQ from the coding sequence ATGAGCCTGCTGGACGTCAACGACCTCAGCATTTCATTTGGCGGGCACACGGTGGTGCAAGGCGTCAGCTTTCGCGTAGAAGCGGGCGAGAAACTGGCTTTGGTAGGAGAGTCCGGCTCCGGAAAGACAGTTACTGCATTGAGCCTGCTGCGTCTGGCCGAGGGCGCGGTGGTCGGTGGCGAGGCACTGTTTGACTCTGCTCAAGGCCATGTGGATTTGCTGCAATTGGCGCCTGGGCCCCTGCGGGCCCTGCGGGGCCAGGACATCGCCATGGTGTTTCAGGAACCCATGACGGCGCTCAATCCGCTCTTCACCGTGGGCGAGCAGATTGCCGAAGTCTTGCAGCTCAAGATGGGTGTGACTGCCAGAGACGCGTCCCAACAGGCCGTTGATTTGCTGGCCGAAACCGGCATCGCAGAGCCGGAACGCCGCGCCAAGGCCTTCCCGCATCAGCTCTCTGGCGGGCAGCGCCAGCGCGCCATGATTGCCATGGCGCTGGCTTGCAAGCCCAAACTGCTGATTGCCGATGAACCCACCACTGCTCTGGATGTGACGGTACGCCAGCAGATTCTGGGGCTGCTGGACGCGCTGCAAACCAAGCACGGCATGGCCGTGCTGCTGATCACCCACGACCTGAACCTGGTGCGACGCTTTGCCGACCGCGTGGCAGTGATGGAGCGCGGCCATATCGTGGAGCAGGGGCTCGTCACTGACATTTTTGCGAACCCGCGGCACGTCTATACGCGCAGGCTTTTGGCCAGTCGGCCCCAGCGTGACGTAGTGCCCATTGCGCCTGAGGCGGAAACCGCCGTGCAGACGCGTGGCCTTCGGGTGACCTATCCCGTGCCGCTACCCGGCGTGCGCGGTTGGTTTTCCAAGGGGGAGTTCGTTGCGGTACGGCAGGCGGATATACGCCTGCAGGTCGGCCAGACCGTGGGCATCGTGGGGGAGTCCGGCTCCGGCAAGTCCACGCTGGCGCTGGCGGTGCTGGGGCTGTTGCCGTTCAGCCGTGAAGTGACCTTGTTCGGCAAATCCTGGGGGCAGGGCAGAGCCCTTGACCTGCAGAACCGCAAACAGGCGCAGGTTGTTTTTCAGGATCCGTTTTCCTCTCTTTCGCCCCGTCTGACCGTGGAGGATATTGTGGGGGAAGGCCTGTTGGTGCATGAGTCAGGGCTGGAAGCTGCCGTGCTGCGCAACAGGGTGATCTCGGCGTTGCGGGACGTGGGTTTGGATGAGGTGCAATTCCCCGGTTTGCTGCAGCGCTATCCACACCAGTTTTCCGGCGGTCAGCGTCAGCGCATTGCCATTGCCAGGGCGCTGATCGTGCAGCCACGGGTACTGGTGCTGGATGAGCCCACCAGTGCACTGGACGTCACCATGGCGCAGCAGATATTGGTACTGCTGCAGCGCTTGCAGGCCGAGCGCGGACTGGCCTATCTGCTAATTACCCACGACGTGGAGGTCATACAGGCCATGGCGCACCAGGTGGTGGTCATGAAAGACGGCGAAATCGTGGAGCAAGGGGCGCTGGAGTCGGTGTTTTCCCGCCCCCAACAGCCCTATACCCGCACGCTTCTGGCAGCTTCACAATAA
- the rimP gene encoding ribosome maturation factor RimP, with protein sequence MALQEIVEQTVSGLGYDLVEIERSAGGLLRITIDLPWEKPVEGAPVVEQFITVEDCEKVTRQLQFALEVDGVEYRRLEVSSPGIDRPLRHVADFERFVGQVIDITLKAPMGAAANGQVHANRKKFRGTLERVELADGAVGWQIVWSDAPAVKPGQRVSKKRVPPPMQVLGFALDELREARLAPIVSFKGRGQGGSTGGEEPAVGQE encoded by the coding sequence GTGGCGTTACAGGAAATCGTTGAGCAGACGGTAAGCGGCTTGGGTTATGACCTGGTGGAGATTGAACGCTCTGCCGGCGGCCTGCTGCGTATCACCATCGATTTGCCCTGGGAAAAGCCTGTGGAAGGTGCGCCGGTCGTGGAGCAGTTCATCACCGTGGAAGACTGCGAGAAGGTCACGCGCCAGTTGCAGTTTGCACTGGAAGTCGATGGGGTGGAGTACCGGCGTCTGGAGGTTTCCTCTCCCGGTATCGATCGCCCTTTGCGCCATGTGGCAGATTTCGAGCGCTTTGTCGGTCAGGTGATCGACATCACGCTGAAAGCGCCCATGGGTGCTGCGGCCAACGGCCAGGTGCACGCCAATCGCAAGAAATTTCGCGGCACGCTGGAACGTGTCGAATTGGCCGATGGAGCCGTGGGGTGGCAGATCGTCTGGAGCGATGCCCCTGCGGTCAAGCCGGGTCAAAGGGTTAGCAAGAAGCGTGTGCCGCCGCCTATGCAGGTTCTCGGCTTTGCGCTGGATGAGTTGCGTGAAGCGCGCCTGGCTCCGATTGTGAGCTTCAAGGGGCGTGGGCAAGGTGGCAGCACCGGCGGAGAAGAGCCCGCTGTGGGCCAGGAATAG
- the nusA gene encoding transcription termination factor NusA: MNRELLMLVEAISREKNVERDVVLGAVEAALAQATKKLYAGDVDIRVALDRDSGNYETFRRWHVVPDEAGLQLPDQEILLFEAKEQIPDIEVDEYIEEPIESVPIGRIGAMAAKQVILQKIRDAEREMLLNDFMARGEKIFVGTVKRMDKGDIIVESGRVEGRLRRSEMIPKENLRTGDRVRAMIMEVDLTLRGAPIVLSRSAPEFMIELFRQEVPEIEQGLLEIKSCARDPGSRAKIAVLSHDKRVDPIGTCVGVRGTRVNGVTNELAGERVDIVLWSEDPAQFVIGALAPANVSSIVVDEERHAMDVVVDEENLAIAIGRGGQNVRLASELTGWKINIMDAAESAQKLADETNVGRRLFMEKLDVDEEIADILIAEGFTSLEEVAYVPLQEMLEIESFDEDTVHELRNRAKDALLTMEIAHEESVDEVSQDLRDLGGLTPELIGKLADNGVHTRDDLADLAVDELTDITGQSPEEATAMIMKAREHWFTNEAASHE; the protein is encoded by the coding sequence ATGAATCGCGAACTGTTGATGCTGGTAGAGGCAATTTCCCGTGAAAAGAACGTGGAACGTGATGTGGTGTTGGGCGCCGTGGAAGCCGCATTGGCGCAGGCGACCAAGAAGCTCTACGCTGGTGATGTGGATATCCGCGTGGCTCTGGACCGCGACAGCGGCAACTACGAGACTTTCCGCCGTTGGCATGTGGTTCCCGACGAGGCGGGTCTGCAGTTGCCCGACCAGGAAATCCTGCTGTTTGAAGCCAAAGAGCAGATCCCCGATATCGAGGTCGATGAATACATCGAGGAGCCCATTGAATCGGTTCCCATCGGTCGTATCGGTGCCATGGCCGCCAAGCAGGTGATCTTGCAGAAGATCCGTGATGCCGAGCGCGAAATGCTGCTCAACGACTTCATGGCACGCGGCGAAAAGATTTTTGTCGGTACCGTCAAGCGCATGGACAAGGGCGACATCATTGTGGAGAGCGGCCGCGTCGAAGGCCGTCTGCGCCGCAGCGAAATGATCCCCAAGGAAAACCTGCGTACCGGTGACCGCGTACGCGCCATGATCATGGAAGTGGACCTGACCTTGCGTGGTGCACCCATCGTGCTGTCGCGCTCGGCCCCTGAGTTCATGATCGAACTGTTCCGCCAGGAAGTGCCCGAGATCGAACAAGGCCTGCTGGAGATCAAGTCCTGCGCCCGTGACCCCGGTTCACGCGCCAAGATCGCCGTGCTGTCCCATGACAAGCGTGTGGACCCCATCGGCACCTGTGTGGGTGTGCGTGGTACCCGCGTCAATGGCGTGACCAACGAGCTCGCTGGCGAGCGCGTGGACATTGTGCTGTGGAGCGAAGACCCGGCCCAATTCGTGATTGGCGCCCTGGCTCCGGCCAATGTGTCTTCCATCGTGGTGGACGAAGAGCGCCACGCCATGGATGTGGTGGTGGACGAAGAAAATCTCGCCATCGCCATTGGCCGCGGCGGTCAGAACGTGCGCCTGGCGTCAGAACTGACCGGCTGGAAGATCAACATCATGGATGCCGCCGAGTCGGCACAGAAGCTGGCTGACGAAACCAATGTGGGCCGTCGCCTGTTCATGGAAAAACTGGATGTGGACGAGGAAATCGCCGACATCCTGATCGCCGAGGGTTTCACCAGCCTGGAAGAAGTGGCTTACGTTCCCTTGCAGGAAATGCTGGAAATCGAAAGCTTTGATGAGGACACGGTGCACGAATTGCGCAACCGCGCCAAGGATGCCTTGCTGACCATGGAGATCGCACACGAAGAAAGTGTGGACGAAGTCTCCCAGGATCTGCGGGACCTGGGCGGGCTGACGCCAGAGTTGATCGGCAAATTGGCCGACAACGGAGTGCATACCCGTGACGACCTCGCCGACCTCGCGGTTGATGAGCTGACCGATATCACCGGTCAGTCACCCGAAGAGGCTACCGCCATGATCATGAAAGCGCGCGAACATTGGTTTACCAATGAAGCCGCTTCGCACGAGTAA